The DNA window ataaaaatatttattacataaaaattaaaataaaatatagatatgaatatattacatatatatatatatataatatatatatatatatatatatatattgataattttatttttaattcgtAAAATGGAttttaatgaaatatatatatatataatatattatatgtatattttattttctgtgaaatattatttttaatatgatatgaatatatatatatatatatatatatatatatatttttatttatttatatttatatatatttttttttccttccaATATGTAATtctataaaagaaaaaattattatttccatataaaattatatatccCAATGTGACATGTTTTTGTAAGTATCACAGAAGAAAACTGaacacatattatatatatatatatatatatttatttatttttaatttttaaactataaaatatgagtagtattttttttttttttttttgttaatgagaagaaaataaaacgatattaatttataactttatgttatataagtATTACACAGGAACAGGGTGaatctaaaaaaataaaagtaactataataaacaaattggtacatatatatatatatatatataatatgtatgtgtgttttttttttttttttttttttttttttttttttttttgaaataatatGAAGAGATCACTAAGATCAATAAAAACTTTAGgtgtaaattattttatgaaatatgAAAGAATATACCACAgcagtaataataatacatatgatgAAAAAGAGAAAACTTTTTTTGATGAGCAAGATAAAGAATGGTGGAATGAGaattatgataatgaaaataatacagAAGAAAATAAGACATGTATAAAAAGAAGatggaataatatatttgatgaGATAATTggtagaaatatatatagtttacatgattataataagaaacggtttgattttatttttaaaaattatgaatttttatattacaaagATATAAAAGACAACATGAATAAAAAAGAGATTAATATTTTAGATATAGGATGTGGTGGAGGTATTTTATgtgaatatatagaaaaaaatattttttattttttattaaaaaatgttcataatattgatttaataaaggatataaaaataaatattgatGGTATTGATATATcagaaaaattaataaatgtaGCTAAAAAAAGACAACAAATAAAtagaaatacatataaacaaTTACATATCAatcttaattatattaattgtgATTTAAGTGAATATgttaatattcataataataataaatttaaaaaaatatatgatataattatatcttCTGAGGTTATTGAGCATGTCccaaataacaaaaaaaatatatttgtaagtTATATCAATCAATTATGCACAAAAAATACACTAGTTGTTTTTAcaacaataaataaaaatttccttgcttatttatatacaataatGTTGGCTGAAAATATATTCCGCATGATGAAGAaggtaaaataaaaaaaaaagaaaaaaaaaaaaaaaaaaaaaaaaaaaaagaaaaccacaaatgtgttatatatatataatatatatataatatataatgtatatttttttttttttttttttttattttatatatatgattaattttttcttataggGGACACATGACTACGacaaatatattgataatgaAGAGCTTGATAAACTCTGCaaggaaaataatttatataatataaaaacggAACATGTAATATACCTTCCTTTTTTTAGAAATTATTTCCagacatataaattaaatcttttatatctttCATCTTTTGTTTATTCTGAAAATAAtctctaattttttttataatactccatatatatatatattatatatataaagggaaaatattatgtgtcatatttaaatataatacaactaatttttacatttactgatatttttatatttttttttaaccttttttcttttttttggtatatgatttgttttaatttttttttaatattttgtaaatataaaacatttttaatatatatatatttatatatttatatttatttttttatgaaaacatttaaacaatatatatatatatataaatatatatatatatatatatataatataataatatatttaattttaatatcataatgaggaaaaaaaaaatatatgcgtaataaataaatgccTTTCAGCAAATTGTAGTAAatccatatataatattatatatatatatatatattttttttttaatatttattttttttttttttttttttttgttgcccctataaatttattataatt is part of the Plasmodium sp. gorilla clade G2 genome assembly, chromosome: 7 genome and encodes:
- a CDS encoding 3-demethylubiquinone-9 3-methyltransferase, putative yields the protein MKRSLRSIKTLGVNYFMKYERIYHSSNNNTYDEKEKTFFDEQDKEWWNENYDNENNTEENKTCIKRRWNNIFDEIIGRNIYSLHDYNKKRFDFIFKNYEFLYYKDIKDNMNKKEINILDIGCGGGILCEYIEKNIFYFLLKNVHNIDLIKDIKINIDGIDISEKLINVAKKRQQINRNTYKQLHINLNYINCDLSEYVNIHNNNKFKKIYDIIISSEVIEHVPNNKKNIFVSYINQLCTKNTLVVFTTINKNFLAYLYTIMLAENIFRMMKKGTHDYDKYIDNEELDKLCKENNLYNIKTEHVIYLPFFRNYFQTYKLNLLYLSSFVYSENNL